Proteins found in one Drosophila busckii strain San Diego stock center, stock number 13000-0081.31 chromosome 2R, ASM1175060v1, whole genome shotgun sequence genomic segment:
- the LOC108596218 gene encoding latrophilin Cirl isoform X1: MFPKSLTVLNSRCAHKQSCSVLAATSMFGDPCPGTHKYLEAHYQCISAAQTSTTTNRPSPPPWVLSNGPPIFGNGSGLIQAPAPLPPRLPTLPGVVGINGIHALQPTHVTPSSSSSSTASLPGGRLKGVASSTTTKHPVGRHDGLPPPPQLHHHHHHTDTETSPTKSSSNANSNATAPSNTRILTGVGGAGSDDGTLLTTKSSPNRTPGSVVSANNGSNSNGVVRTINNINLNAAGMAGTDDESKLFCGPTHARNLFWNMTRVGDVNVQPCPGGAAGIAKWRCVLMKRLPDAGYDEYDDDVPLASSTTAAPPSAANDCIHNSSSCEPPVSMAHKVNQRLRNFEPTWHPMTPDLTQCRSLWLNSLEMRVNQRDSSLISIANDLSEVTSSKTLYGGDMLVTTKIIQTMSEKMFHDKETFPDQRQREAIIMELLHGVVKTGSNLLDESQLSSWLDLNQEDQMRVATSLLIGLENNAFLLADTIIRERNVVQKVKNILLSVRVLETKTIQNSVMFPDSDQWPLSSDRIELPRAALIENSEGGLVRIVFAAFDRLESILKPSYDHFDLKSARSYVRNTAILSNDSDTNAGEQQQRIRILNSKVISASLGKGRHIQLSHPITLVLKHLKTENVSNPTCVFWNYIDHAWSANGCNLESTNRTHSVCSCNHLTNFAILMDVVDEHQHSLFTMFDGNMRIFIYISVAICVVFIIIALLTLKLFNGVFVKSARTSIYSNIYICLLATELLFLLGIEQTETSIFCGFTTIFLHCAILSAIAWFCYEAFHSYSTLTSDELLLEVDQTPKVNCYYLLSYGLSLSIVAISLIINPSSYTQNDYCVLMETNALFYAMFVAPVLLFFLAAISYTFLSWFIMRRKSRTALKTKEHTRLANVRFDIRCTFVFMLLLSMAWGCAYFYLRHAKLAEDVAVIYGYCFVIFNTLLGLYIFVFHCIQNEKIRREYRKYVRQHAWLPKCLRCSKTSISSGIVSGNGAAVVNAAGTISKVKSKLPLGVSEAQQEAQQQQLELPAGEEAIIMGAASNSDCELNEAQQRRTLKSGLLTGSLQPAAVGAVVLERGTLRSTGMASAGHASPTSSAGSTHLIFAHKQQQQQPPQQPGEAYYHQPDYYSWKQGAAQQPREYYNNAGGTAGGASPQQAHEVFYWTQKHNNQHGKKKRGAAAAGAMPASPSGSLHSRATATSQVLFYPSYKKTSGGMKQAPPGTQQGYPHYAEALEPPAAAYYQQQLRRQQQQQQQQQQLSSDEEQAEQHAHLLHLQHQQRRAGAQQLPAPPPHIAQYQQELLAQQQRQQFRNKHSNCDLSQGMGLGLGDAYYNQSGGGGSNADGGPVYEEILSNRNSDAQHYEVGDFDVDEVYNNSVGTGVFNSMRAAVAAGGSRYGGGSLSGGSVSSRSQQQQQQQLQQQQQKRQQLNTRRCAADEDDDDDDDEDDDDNDEYEGAAEQQLHDSVCDDDESDLDDDTQGLPPQSDERMRRLMALQDEDFKRRFQRQQRKQGAHLDYGAPPQAGGRHTEHNGGAVFGVSGGVGEGSLRGAYRQQQQQQQLHAKSPSARLAVNELFGHGNAGPPLPPANQTPAQKRQQLQKLSPQSTTSSSSHTSHSNPAPHHIVHPHHNPHQARHISAMLDENNTVRCYLEPLAK; the protein is encoded by the exons cagcagcagtagcactGCATCTCTGCCCGGCGGCCGACTCAAGGGTGTAGCCAGCAGTACAACCACCAAGCATCCAGTTGGCAGACACGATGGcttgccaccgccaccgcaactgcatcatcatcatcaccacacagacacagaaacGTCGCCCACCAAATCGAGCAGTAATGCTAACAGCAATGCCACTGCGCCGTCCAATACTCGCATACTTACTGGCGTAGGTGGTGCCGGCAGCGATGATGGCACGCTGCTCACCACCAAAAGTTCACCTAATCGCACGCCTGGCTCAGTTGTCAGCGccaacaatggcagcaacagcaacggcgtAGTGCGCAccattaataatataaatcttAATGCTGCCGGCATGGCGGGCACAGATGATGAATCAAAGCTGTTTTGCGGACCAACGCATGCACGTAATCTATTTTGGAATATGACGCGCGTGGGCGATGTGAATGTGCAGCCGTGTCCAGGCGGtgctgctggcattgccaAATGGCGCTGTGTGCTCATGAAGCGCTTACCCGATGCAGGCTACGATGAGTACGATGATGATGTGcccttggccagcagcacaaCTGCTGCACCGCCTAGTGCTGCCAATGATTGTatacacaacagcagcagctgtgagcCACCAGTGAGCATGGCACACAAGGTGAATCAACGTCTGCGCAACTTTGAACCCACCTGGCATCCAATGACGCCAGACTTGACGCAGTGCCGCAGTCTGTGGCTGAATAGCCTCGAAATGCGCGTAAATCAACGCGATTCCTCGCTCATCTCCATTGCCAACGATTTGTCTGAGGTGACCAGCAGTAAAACGCTCTACGGTGGCGACATGCTTGTCACCACCAAAATCATACAAACTATGTCCGAGAAAATGTTTCACGACAAGGAAACCTTTCCGGATCAGCGTCAACGTGAAGCTATCATAATGGAGCTGCTGCATGGTGTAGTTAAGACTGGCTCAAATCTGCTCGATGAATCACAGCTGTCCAGCTGGTTAGATCTCAATCAAGAAGATCAAATGCGCGTGGCCACCTCACTGCTTATAGGTCTGGAGAATAATGCGTTCCTGCTGGCCGACACCATCATAAGGGAACGCAATGTGGTGCAGAAGGTTAAgaatatat TGCTGTCGGTGCGCGTGCTGGAGACCAAGACTATACAGAACAGCGTTATGTTTCCCGATTCGGATCAGTGGCCGCTGAGCTCGGATCGCATAGAGCTGCCACGTGCTGCGCTTATTGAGAACAGCGAGGGCGGTTTGGTGCGCattgtatttgctgctttcgATCGTTTGGAGTCTATATTGAAGCCAAGCTATGATCACTTTGATTTAAAAAGTGCGCGCAGCTATG TGCGCAACACTGCTATATTGTCCAATGATAGCGATACTAATGCTGgggaacagcaacagcgtaTACGCATATTGAACAGCAAGGTCATATCGGCCAGCTTGGGCAAAGGACGTCATATACAACTATCGCATCCTATAACATTAGTGCTAAAGCATTTGAAAACTGAGAATGTTAGCAATCCCACCTGCGTTTTTTGGAACTATATTGATCA CGCTTGGTCTGCCAATGGCTGTAATCTGGAGTCAACGAATCGCACGCATAgcgtttgcagctgcaatcaTTTAACCAACTTTGCCATACTCATGGATGTGGTGGATGAGCATCAGCACTCGTTGTTCACCATGTTTGATGGCAAtatgcgcatttttatttatataagtgtTGCCATATGTGTGGTCTTCATCATCATAGCGCTGCTCACGCTCAAGCTCTTCAACGGCGTCTTTGTCAAG TCGGCACGCACTTCAATTTAtagcaacatttatatttgcctGCTGGCCACTGAGCTGCTCTTTCTGCTGGGCATTGAACAGACCGAAACAAGCATTTTTTGTGGTTTCACTACCATCTTTCTGCATTGTGCCATACTCTCGGCCATCGCCTGGTTCTGCTACGAAG cattCCATTCGTACTCTACATTAACCTCGGATGAACTGTTGCTGGAGGTGGACCAAACGCCCAAGGTTAATTGCTATTATCTGCTGTCCTATGGTCTATCGCTTAGCATTGTGGCCATATCGCTCATCATAAATCCCAGCTCCTATACACAAAATGATTATTGTGTGCTCATGGAAACAAATGCGCTATTCTATGCAATGTTTGTGGCGCCGGTGCTGCTATTTTTCTTG GCGGCTATAAGTTACACTTTTCTCTCATGGTTTATAATGCGCCGCAAGAGTCGCACTGCTCTGAAAACCAAAGAACATACACGTCTGGCCAATGTGCG CTTCGACATACGCTGCACATTTGtctttatgttgctgctgagcaTGGCTTGGGGCTGCGCCTACTTTTACTTGCGCCATGCCAAACTGGCTGAGGATGTGGCCGTCATCTATGGCTATTGCTTTGTCATTTTCAATACGCTGCTGGGTCTGTACATCTTTGTGTTCCATTGCATACAAAACGAGAAGATACGTCGCGAGTATCGCAAGTACGTGCGTCAGCATGCCTGGTTGCCAAAATGCCTGCGCTGCTCCAAGACTTCAATATCATCCGGCATTGTGTCGGGCAATGGCGCAGCAGTTGTCAATGCAGCCGGCACCATATCCAAAGTGAAGTCAAAGCTGCCGCTGGGCGTGAGTGAGGCGCAGCAAgaggcacagcagcaacagctggagCTGCCGGCGGGTGAAGAAGCCATTATTATGGGCGCCGCTAGCAACTCGGACTGTGAGCTAAACGAGGCACAGCAGCGACGCACACTAAAGAGTGGACTTTTGACTGGCAGTCTGCAGCCCGCAGCCGTCGGCGCTGTGGTATTGGAACGCGGCACGTTGCGCTCCACTGGCATGGCCAGTGCGGGACACGCTTCACCCACCAGCTCAGCTGGTTCCACGCACTTAATCTTTGcgcacaagcaacagcagcagcagccgccacaaCAGCCTGGCGAGGCGTACTATCATCAGCCGGACTACTACAGCTGGAAGCAGGGCGCAGCACAGCAGCCCCGCGAGTACTACAACAATGCAGGCGGCACAGCGGGCGGCGCTTCGCCGCAGCAGGCGCATGAGGTGTTCTACTGGACGCAGAAGCATAATAATCAGCATGGCAAGAAGAAGCGTGGCGCTGCCGCAGCGGGCGCTATGCCTGCCTCGCCGAGTGGCTCACTGCATAGTCGCGCCACAGCCACGTCGCAGGTGCTGTTCTATCCCTCGTATAAAAAGACCAGCGGCGGCATGAAGCAAGCGCCGCCAGGAACACAGCAAGGCTATCCGCACTATGCCGAGGCGCTGGagccgcctgctgctgcttactatcagcagcagttgcgtcgccagcagcagcagcaacaacaacagcagcagctgtcatcGGATGAGGAGCAAGCCGAGCAGCATGCGCATCTGTTGCAtctgcaacatcagcagcgtCGTGCTGGCGCTCAGCAACTGCCTGCGCCACCGCCACACATTGCGCAATATCAGCAAGAGttgctggcgcagcagcagcgtcagcagttTAGAAATAAGCATTCCAACTGTGATCTTAGCCAGGGCATGGGCCTAGGCCTAGGCGATGCCTACTACAACCagagtggcggcggcggcagcaacgcCGATGGCGGCCCAGTCTATGAGGAAATCTTGAGTAATCGCAACTCTGATGCGCAGCACTACGAGGTGGGCGATTTCGATGTGGATGAGGTGTACAACAATAGCGTCGGCACGGGTGTCTTTAACAGCATGCGTGCTGCTGTGGCCGCCGGTGGTAGTCGCTATGGTGGCGGCAGCCTCAGCGGTGGCAGTGTCTCGTCCagaagccaacagcagcagcaacaacagctgcagcagcagcagcaaaagcgtCAGCAGCTGAACACACGACGCTGTGCCGCCGATGAAgacgatgatgacgacgacgacgaagatgatgatgacaatGATGAGTATGAGGGAGCAGCGGAACAGCAGCTGCACGATAGCGTctgtgatgatgatgagagTGATTTGGATGATGATACGCAAGGATTGCCGCCGCAAAGCGATGAGCGCATGCGTCGCCTAATGGCGTTACAAGATGAGGACTTTAAGCGACGCTTTCA acGACAGCAACGCAAGCAGGGCGCACATTTAGATTATGGTGCGCCACCTCAAGCCGGAGGCCGCCATACGGAGCATAATGGAGGCGCGGTTTTTGGGGTTAGCGGCGGCGTTGGTGAGGGCTCCTTGCGTGGCGCATaccggcagcaacagcagcaacaacagctgcatgCCAAATCGCCCAGCGCACGCTTGGCGGTAAATGAGCTATTTGGCCATGGTAATGCCGGACCACCACTGCCACCGGCCAATCAGACGCCCGCACAGAAGCGTCAGCAGCTTCAAAAGTTATCACCACAGTCCACAACATCATCGTCGTCGCACACCTCACACAGCAATCCTGCTCCACATCATATAGTACATCCACATCACAATCCACACCAGGCACGCCATATATCGGCTATGTTGGATGAGAACAACACGGTGCGCTGCTATTTGGAGCCATTGGCCAAGTAA
- the LOC108596221 gene encoding vacuolar protein-sorting-associated protein 25 gives MEFQWPWEYTFPPFFTLQPHEETRQQQLKVWADLFLKYLKHTNKFTLSINDQSLPLYYNESINRRLSPELLLQVLEQLQRSGHAAPLDKRRQEWQVYWHTLEEYGNLVYDWIQETGQTNSICTFYEISSGESTTQQEFHGVDEAVLLSALRLLEEKGKCELIEMDGSHGVKFF, from the exons ATGGAGTTCCAGTGGCCATGGGAGTACACTTTTCCACCATTCTTTAC ATTGCAACCACATGAGGAAACtcgccaacaacaactaaaggtCTGGGCAGATCTCTTTCTCAAATACCTCAAACATACAAATAAGTTTACGCTTAGTATCAACGATCAAAGCTTGCCATTATACTACAATGAATCTATCAATCGACGTCTGTCGCCCGAGCTCCTGCTGCAAGTActagagcagctgcagcgcagtgGACATGCAGCGCCATTAGACAAACGACGCCAGGAGTGGCAGGTGTACTGGCACACGCTGGAAGAGTATGGAAACTTAGTGTACGATTGGATACAGGAGACGGGACAAACCAATAGTATATGCACATTCTATGAGATATCCTCAGGAGAGAGCACCACACAGCAAGAGTTTCATGGCGTGGACGAAGCTGTGCTGCTCAGTGCATTGCGCTTATTGGAGGAGAAGGGCAAGTGCGAGCTAATTGAAATGGACGGCAGTCATGGCGTGAAATTCTTCTAA
- the LOC108596219 gene encoding nucleoporin Gle1, producing MDICKIQTEALQHAALASLACTGRTLGPDRKPQQTDAPAKEAARAGVPKPAVNKNKKSTQEEVTPLDNCILPDANTIRASMVKREVEQECKRSVRQQLKELQERQRNAINAQLANQLKAEQQTGIVNGRAAREKNEKLLHQQAEQLAKTALEAQQCEQQALIKQNNHKLYMLIVEGVSRCQSRFSSKYEAVTRLLLTLDKETVQACAEQNHELREVGQLFDQLVASIKNPNSDAAELKTIFTAEQYCQRLDKLEINLIKQLSEQEQAQLSKAKQLAEEQAREKQKQLEAEQQQKQQELEAQQKAAAEAAAAAAQPPPPAAQPAPAAQPPPPAEQQIAPPAANAATQPATGSISSSYVHPVRLAYYNEINALYQSKVDAVKPLQSDEAWKKYRTNCQRTINVPLNAITAASGQHLTNNFNKLYTFFAGQPVKTTDGSTITINDHPLARDYCILLMAKKFVSQTDTAISSNPQAAFPFASVIVTFWKLLPDFGKIFLAYMYKESPYLVPYVIPQQQGQTPEQYLKTMGYRLSDTNELEKPDMFLKRQTGIARLYAAVIITQGRQADGPKQCFGLEEAWSWLVHIMLVKPLPDISATMIMEVLQTLGFELWRTYGKNFLKLLVFIQTYYMPQLSAYDEGGPKSRLEMLLAKFLRERQIPQAVGVLPPNFW from the coding sequence ATGGACATATGTAAGATACAAACGGAAGCACTGCAGCATGCGGCTTTAGCTTCGTTAGCTTGCACTGGACGCACACTGGGACCGGACCGAAAGCCGCAACAGACAGACGCGCCTGCGAAAGAAGCTGCGAGAGCAGGCGTACCAAAGCCGGCTGTAAATAAGAATAAGAAGAGCACGCAAGAAGAAGTAACACCCCTAGACAATTGCATACTGCCAGATGCAAACACAATTAGAGCAAGCATGGTAAAACGTGAGGTGGAACAAGAGTGCAAGCGTAGTGtgcggcagcagctaaaagAATTGCAGGAGCGCCAAAGAAATGCCATCAATGCACAGCTGGCAAATCAGCTCAAGGCAGAACAACAGACTGGAATTGTAAACGGTCGAGCGGCGCGTGAAAAGAATGAGAAGCTATTACACCAACAGGCCGAGCAGCTGGCCAAGACGGCACTGGAGGCACAACAATGCGAACAGCAAGCGCTCATCAAACAAAATAACCATAAGCTGTATATGCTTATTGTCGAGGGTGTTTCACGTTGCCAAAGTAGATTTAGTAGCAAATATGAAGCTGTGACAAgactgctgctgacgctggaCAAAGAAACTGTGCAGGCGTGTGCTGAACAAAATCACGAGCTACGTGAGGTGGGACAGCTATTCGATCAGCTTGTGGCCAGCATTAAAAATCCCAATAGCGATGCTGCGGAACTAAAAACTATCTTTACAGCAGAGCAGTACTGCCAGCGCCTGGACAAGCTCGAAATAAATCTCATAAAGCAGCTGTCGGAGCAAGAGCAGGCACAGCTTAGCAAAGCCAAGCAGCTTGCTGAGGAACAAGCCAGGGAAAAGCAGAAACAACTAGAAgctgaacagcagcaaaaacaacaagagcttgaggcacaacaaaaagctgcagcagaggctgcagctgcagcagcacagccgccaccaccagcggcacagccagcgccagcagcacagccaccaccaccagcagaaCAGCAGATAGCGCCACCAGCAGCTAACGCAGCCACACAGCCAGCTACAGGCAGCATCTCTAGCAGCTATGTGCACCCTGTGCGCCTGGCCTACTACAATGAGATCAATGCCTTGTATCAGAGCAAAGTGGATGCAGTCAAACCGCTGCAGTCAGACGAAGCATGGAAAAAGTACCGCACCAATTGCCAGCGTACCATCAATGTACCCTTGAATGCAATAACGGCCGCCAGCGGACAACACTTGACCAACAACTTTAACAAGTTGTACACCTTTTTTGCGGGTCAGCCTGTGAAGACAACAGATGGCAGCACTATAACCATCAATGACCATCCGCTGGCGCGCGACTACTGCATATTGCTAATGGCCAAGAAGTTTGTTAGCCAAACGGATACGGCTATTTCGAGTAATCCGCAGGCAGCATTTCCCTTTGCCTCAGTAATTGTGACGTTCTGGAAGCTGCTGCCGGACTTTGGCAAAATCTTTTTGGCCTACATGTACAAGGAGTCGCCTTATTTAGTGCCATATGTTATACCACAGCAGCAGGGACAGACGCCTGAGCAGTATCTAAAGACAATGGGCTATCGCTTGTCAGACACCAATGAGCTGGAGAAACCGGATATGTTCCTGAAGCGCCAGACGGGCATAGCAAGACTCTATGCGGCAGTTATCATAACACAAGGACGTCAAGCTGATGGGCCTAAGCAATGCTTTGGCCTGGAGGAGGCATGGAGTTGGCTGGTGCACATAATGCTAGTAAAGCCGCTGCCGGATATAAGCGCCACAATGATCATGGAAGTGCTGCAGACGCTGGGCTTTGAGCTCTGGCGTACATatggcaaaaactttttgaaGCTGCTCGTATTCATACAGACATACTATATGCCACAGTTGTCAGCTTATGATGAGGGCGGACCAAAGTCACGGCTGGAGATGCTGCTAGCAAAATTTCTGCGCGAGCGTCAAATACCACAGGCGGTGGGCGTGCTGCCGCCAAACTTTTGGTAG
- the LOC108596222 gene encoding uncharacterized protein LOC108596222 translates to MVCTKRENASKAQRTVSKCCQKKSPCKASKQADHRVRRNPFLLFLAYYRKHKQSEDCKMSAYHASACAGRLWRRMTMEEKQPFVEAAYKIAYVYETKSKRVNWVLKQMGQLFCGEKVNLDVLCQLSAKLTNWNACVLEHRKDCDDMDIDEC, encoded by the coding sequence atggTTTGTACGAAGCGTGAAAATGCCTCAAAAGCGCAAAGGACAGTCTCCAagtgctgccaaaaaaaaagtccATGCaaggcaagcaagcaagccgATCATAGAGTTCGGCGTAATCCCTTTCTGCTATTTCTGGCCTATTATcgcaaacataaacaaagtgAAGATTGCAAGATGTCCGCTTACCACGCCTCCGCATGCGCTGGCAGATTGTGGCGACGCATGACAATGGAGGAGAAGCAACCCTTTGTAGAAGCCGCCTACAAGATCGCCTATGTCTACGAGACGAAGAGTAAGCGTGTGAATTGGGTGCTGAAGCAGATGGGTCAGCTTTTCTGCGGGGAAAAAGTGAATCTGGATGTCCTATGTCAGCTGTCTGCCAAGTTGACAAACTGGAATGCCTGCGTGCTGGAGCACAGAAAAGACTGCGATGACATGGACATCGATGAATGTtag
- the LOC108596220 gene encoding zinc finger CCCH domain-containing protein 15 homolog, with protein sequence MPPKKAPAPSKKTEQKKKEKVIEDKTFGLKNKKGTKQQKFIQQVQKQVQAGGHHPRQDGDKRKEEKDKKLADQREMAMIFKPVQTQKVEKGTDPKSVVCAFFKQGTCTKGDKCKFSHDLSMENRVEKRSIYVDMRDSEDDPMTNWDDAKLKEVIDKKMSNEKQRPTTDIICKYFLEAVEKSKYGWFWECPNGEKCIYRHALPAGYVLKRDKKKEDKPSEISLEDLIEKERAALGSQQTRVTLETFLAWKKRKLQEKKDRLAADEERKKSDYSKGKQFGISGREMFSFNPDLVDDGPMEEGDAAFDIYNREDDDDNAVEFKELDLAALSLAAQEVDGSGTIASSTRLLDQATEAAKTAAAEDAAASTSNSADTEPAINKDLFADMDLAGELDDLDLDDEDD encoded by the exons ATGCCCCCCAAAAAGGCGCCGGCTCCGAGCAAGAAGACGGagcagaagaagaaggagAAAGTCATTGAG GATAAGACTTTTGGACTGAAGAACAAGAAAGGCaccaagcagcaaaagtttatacAGCAAGTACAGAAGCAGGTGCAGGCCGGTGGACATCATCCGCGTCAGGATGGCGACAAGCGCAAGGAGGAGAAGGATAAGAAGTTGGCTGATCAGCGTGAGATGGCCATGATCTTCAAGCCAGTGCAGACTCAGAAAGTTGAAAAGGGCACCGATCCCAAGTCAGTGGTGTGTGCGTTCTTCAAACAAGGCACTTGCACAAAGGGCGACAAGTGTAAATTCTCTCACGATCTGTCGATGGAGAACAGGGTGGAGAAGCGCTCAATCTATGTGGATATGCGTGACAGCGAAGACGATCCGATGACCAACTGGGATGATGCCAAGCTTAAGGAAGTGATTGACAAAAAAATGTCTAACGAGAAGCAGCGACCAACCACTGATATT atttgcaaatattttctggAAGCTGTGGAAAAGTCCAAGTACGGCTGGTTCTGGGAGTGTCCGAATGGCGAGAAGTGTATCTATCGCCATGCGTTGCCGGCGGGTTATGTGCTCAAGCGTGACAAGAAGAAGGAAGATAAGCCTAGTGAAATCTCGTTGGAGGATCTGATTGAGAAAGAGCGCGCTGCACTGGGTTCTCAACAGACACGTGTCACATTAGAGACCTTCTTGGCCTGGAAAAAACGCAAGTTACAAGAGAAGAAAGATAGGCTGGCCGCCGATGAGGAGCGCAAGAAGAGCGACTATAGCAAGGGCAAACAGTTTGGTATTTCTGGTCGTGAAATGTTTAGCTTCAATCCCGATTTGGTGGATGACGGTCCCATGGAGGAGGGCGATGCAGCATTTGACATTTATAATCGCGAAGACGACGATGACAATGCTGTCGAATTTAAGGAGCTCGATCTGGCTGCGCTATCGCTGGCTGCCCAGGAGGTAGATGGCTCTGGCACCATAGCATCGAGCACAAGATTGCTGGACCAGGCAACAGAAGCGGCAaagactgcagcagctgaggaTGCAGCGGCTTCGACCTCTAATTCAGCCGACACTGAGCCCGCCATTAATAAAGATCTGTTTGCAGATATGGATCTTGCAGGAGAACTAGATGATCTGGATCTAGACGATGAAGACGATTAA